In Massilia violaceinigra, one DNA window encodes the following:
- a CDS encoding prolipoprotein diacylglyceryl transferase, translating to MSYPYLSDVIRDFTGIDLPLPIATFGLLVACAIMAGAECLKRELARLYAAGRIGPAHKRVKGDDGVVSEVVVPPQDIVNDLAFVVVLVGVVGARLFHILEHTDQFMADPWSMIFSRSGLSVFGGLILGTVAGVICIRRWKLPIRPLLDAVAPAMMLGYALGRVGCQVSGDGDWGTAANMALKPDWLPTWFWAQTYDNNIFGEVLAAPGVYPTSVYETVMALACFALLWALRKHAFRSGWLFSVYLILAGIERFLIEQIRVNPVIDVGGVQASQAEMIAVVLALAGLIGMAVLSRRAAPAPVLATP from the coding sequence ATGTCCTACCCGTATTTAAGCGATGTCATCAGGGACTTCACCGGCATCGACCTGCCGCTGCCGATTGCCACCTTCGGCCTGCTGGTTGCCTGCGCCATCATGGCCGGTGCCGAGTGTCTCAAACGCGAGCTGGCCCGGCTGTACGCGGCCGGCCGCATCGGTCCGGCACACAAGCGCGTCAAGGGTGACGATGGCGTGGTGAGCGAGGTGGTGGTGCCGCCGCAGGACATCGTCAACGATCTGGCGTTTGTCGTGGTGCTGGTGGGCGTGGTCGGCGCGCGCCTGTTCCACATCCTGGAGCATACCGATCAGTTCATGGCCGATCCGTGGAGCATGATTTTCAGCCGCTCCGGCCTCAGCGTGTTCGGCGGACTGATCCTCGGCACGGTGGCCGGGGTGATTTGCATCCGGCGCTGGAAGTTGCCGATCCGCCCGCTGCTCGACGCGGTGGCGCCGGCCATGATGCTCGGTTACGCGCTCGGCCGCGTCGGCTGCCAGGTTTCCGGCGACGGCGACTGGGGCACGGCGGCGAACATGGCGCTCAAACCCGACTGGCTGCCGACCTGGTTCTGGGCGCAAACCTACGACAACAATATTTTCGGCGAAGTGCTCGCGGCGCCGGGCGTGTATCCGACCTCGGTGTACGAAACGGTGATGGCGCTGGCCTGCTTCGCGCTGCTGTGGGCGCTGCGCAAGCACGCTTTCAGGAGCGGCTGGCTGTTTTCCGTCTACCTGATCCTGGCCGGCATCGAGCGCTTTTTGATCGAACAAATCCGGGTCAACCCCGTCATCGATGTCGGCGGCGTGCAGGCGAGCCAGGCAGAGATGATTGCCGTGGTGCTGGCGCTGGCCGGGCTGATCGGAATGGCGGTGCTGAGCCGCCGCGCGGCCCCGGCGCCGGTGCTGGCAACACCTTAG
- the typA gene encoding translational GTPase TypA: MSNSKRAIRNIAIIAHVDHGKTTLVDKLLRQSGTFRENQAVETRVMDSNDLEKERGITILSKNCAVEYEGTHINIVDTPGHADFGGEVERVLSMVDSVLLLVDAQEGPMPQTRFVTRKALALGLKPIVVVNKIDRPGARAEWAINQTFELFDKLGATDEQLDFPVVFASALNGYASLDSEVREGDMTPLFEAILKHVPVRDDNPDGPLQMQVTSLDYSSYVGKIGIGRISRGRIKSGQDVIVLNGPDSTPIKGRINQVLNFKGLERVLVDEAVAGDIVLINGIDEIGIGSTICQPDTPDALEMLTVDEPTLTMNFMVNNSPLAGREGKFVTSRQLRDRLDRELKANVALRVAPTDDDTIFEVSGRGELHLTILIENMRREGFELAVSRPRVVFKMVDGVRHEPFEQLSVDVEEANQGGVMEELGRRRGDLQNMESDGKGRVRLEYKIPARGLIGFQGEFMTLTRGTGLMSHVFDEYAPVDNSKGEMAGRRNGVLISQDDGAAVAYAIWKLQDRGRMFVVHNDPVYEGMIIGIHSRDNDLVVNPIKGKQLTNVRSSGTDEAVRLVPPIQMSLEYAVEFIADDELVEITPKSIRLRKRYLKEHERKKAGRDSA, encoded by the coding sequence ATGTCAAATTCAAAACGCGCAATTCGTAACATCGCTATCATCGCCCACGTTGACCACGGCAAAACCACGCTCGTGGACAAGCTGCTGCGCCAATCCGGTACCTTCCGTGAAAACCAGGCAGTCGAAACCCGCGTAATGGATTCGAACGACCTCGAAAAAGAACGTGGCATTACGATTCTGTCGAAGAACTGCGCGGTTGAATACGAAGGCACCCACATCAACATCGTCGACACCCCAGGCCACGCCGACTTCGGCGGCGAAGTCGAGCGCGTGCTGTCGATGGTCGACTCGGTACTGCTGCTGGTCGATGCCCAAGAAGGCCCGATGCCACAAACCCGCTTCGTGACGCGTAAAGCGCTGGCGCTGGGTCTCAAGCCGATCGTCGTCGTCAACAAGATCGACCGTCCGGGCGCGCGCGCCGAATGGGCGATCAACCAGACGTTCGAACTGTTCGACAAACTGGGCGCCACCGACGAACAGCTCGACTTCCCGGTCGTGTTCGCATCGGCCCTGAACGGCTACGCCAGCCTCGACTCGGAAGTGCGCGAAGGCGACATGACCCCGCTGTTCGAAGCCATCCTCAAGCACGTTCCTGTGCGTGACGACAATCCTGACGGCCCGCTGCAGATGCAAGTGACCTCGCTCGATTACTCGTCGTACGTCGGCAAGATCGGCATTGGCCGTATCTCGCGCGGCCGCATCAAGTCGGGCCAGGACGTCATCGTCCTGAACGGTCCTGATTCGACCCCGATCAAGGGCCGCATCAACCAGGTTCTGAACTTCAAGGGCCTGGAGCGCGTGCTGGTTGACGAAGCGGTTGCCGGCGACATCGTGCTGATCAACGGTATCGACGAAATCGGCATCGGTTCGACCATCTGCCAGCCGGACACCCCGGATGCGCTGGAAATGCTGACCGTCGACGAGCCGACCCTGACCATGAACTTCATGGTCAACAACTCGCCACTGGCTGGCCGCGAAGGCAAGTTCGTCACCAGCCGCCAGCTGCGCGACCGTCTGGACCGCGAACTGAAAGCCAACGTTGCCCTGCGCGTAGCGCCGACCGACGACGACACGATTTTCGAAGTATCGGGCCGTGGTGAGCTGCACCTGACGATTCTGATCGAAAACATGCGTCGCGAAGGCTTCGAGCTGGCCGTATCGCGTCCACGCGTGGTGTTCAAAATGGTTGATGGCGTGCGCCACGAGCCGTTCGAGCAACTGTCGGTTGACGTTGAAGAAGCCAACCAGGGCGGCGTCATGGAAGAACTGGGCCGTCGTCGCGGCGACCTGCAGAACATGGAATCGGATGGCAAGGGCCGTGTTCGTCTCGAGTACAAGATTCCTGCGCGTGGCCTGATCGGCTTCCAGGGCGAATTCATGACCCTGACCCGCGGCACCGGCCTGATGAGCCACGTATTCGACGAATACGCACCGGTCGACAACTCGAAAGGCGAAATGGCTGGCCGTCGCAACGGCGTGCTGATCTCGCAGGACGACGGCGCAGCGGTTGCTTACGCGATCTGGAAACTGCAGGACCGCGGCCGCATGTTCGTGGTTCACAACGACCCGGTGTACGAAGGCATGATCATCGGCATTCACTCGCGCGACAACGATCTGGTCGTCAACCCGATCAAGGGCAAGCAGCTGACCAACGTGCGTTCGTCGGGTACCGATGAAGCGGTGCGCCTGGTACCGCCAATCCAGATGTCGCTCGAATACGCGGTGGAATTCATCGCCGACGACGAACTGGTTGAAATCACGCCTAAATCGATCCGTCTGCGCAAGCGCTACCTGAAAGAGCACGAGCGTAAAAAAGCGGGCCGCGATTCCGCGTAA